One region of Emys orbicularis isolate rEmyOrb1 chromosome 4, rEmyOrb1.hap1, whole genome shotgun sequence genomic DNA includes:
- the LOC135877929 gene encoding glycine N-acyltransferase-like protein 3 codes for MEDTAVFSNSLPEHKDHMGMVWKSKIIVVLGVHDITKQEQSRQVIPVARDPSDYFTNLYTTFYRDEGACRALLENSRAVDWGQAFQIQGLQDGVYETIRDITRARGLEMETYPHRLLLHPDPPAMPQYRPDKGLRLAPVSPAHAMLLRDTWNFGGNSRSLRYLCLLIRHFPNACLLAPEGTPISWSLTDQLAALTHGYTLPEHRGQHHMKLMVGMLAAQLHARGFPVYTRVLPHNEPSLHTLQRLGFHILPGVFSRLVVRPGFTQSQPASARDSAQDPAPSSGERRHAQ; via the exons ATGGAGGATACTGCAGTCTTCAGCAATTCCTTGCCAGAGCATAAGGATCACATGGGAATGGTGTGGAAGAG CAAGATCATTGTCGTCCTGGGAGTCCATGATATTACCAAACAGGAACAGAGCCGACAAGTGATCCCT GTGGCGCGAGACCCAAGCGATTATTTTACCAACTTGTACACGACCTTCTACCGGGACGAGGGCGCCTGCCGGGCCCTGCTGGAGAACAGCCGCGCTGTGGACTGGGGCCAGGCCTTCCAGATACAGG GGCTGCAGGATGGGGTATACGAGACCATCAGGGACATCACCAGGGCCAGGGGGCTTGAGATGGAGACGTATCCGCACCGGCTGCTGTTGCACCCAGACCCACCTGCCATGCCCCAGTACCG GCCTGACAAGGGGCTCaggctggcccccgtgtcccccgCCCACGCCATGCTGCTCAGAGACACCTGGAACTTTGGGGGGAACAGCCGGAGCCTGCGCTACCTGTGCCTCCTGATCCGCCACTTCCCCAACGCCTGCCTGCTGGCCCCTGAGGGGACCCCCATCTCCTGGTCCCTCACCGACCAGCTGGCTGCCCTGACACACGGTTACACCCTCCCGGAGCATCGCGGCCAGCACCACATGAAGCTCATGGTGGGGATGCTGGCGGCACAGTTGCATGCCCGCGGCTTCCCTGTATACACCCGAGTGCTGCCCCACAACGAGCCTTCACTGCACACCCTGCAACGCCTCGGCTTCCACATCCTGCCTGGGGTGTTCTCCCGGCTGGTGGTGAGGCCTGGGTtcacccagtcccagccagccagtgcccGGGACTCGGCCCAGGACCCTGCGCCAAGCTCTGGGGAACGGCGACACGCCCAATAG